The genomic interval ATTTCCACCCAGACATGGGAAGTGTCCTCGTACCATGTCATggtttataaaaaataaaggtttgCATTCCTGAAACCCCAGGAGTCACTGTGTCTGACCCCAGGCTATCCTTTGAGAGTCCTGAGCCTTAGCTCGTGACTCTGCTGTGTGGAAGAAGAGCTCTGGGCTTCTGGAACTCGAGCACCCAAATCCAGGAAGGCATCTCTACTCACCCATCAGCATGCCATGGTAGATACTCTTGGAAGGATTCATGTTCTGGAGTAAGCATCCACACATTAACTGATGAAAAATGTGTAACCACACCTCGACAACTGCTATAAATGAGCATAACCCTAAACTCAACCCAAACCTCAGCACCCAGCTGCATACAGAGTAGCTAGATGCTAAGAAACCATTCGGGGAGCTACCAGGCATCTGGGAAAAAGAGTCCACCTTTCCAGAGGTGGGAGCCCATAATCAGGGTCTGATCCAGAAGGCCAGGGATTCTGCAGAAATATCTGTGCTGGGGTGAGTAACACATGTAATACCCATCCAAGACTTCCTGACTCACTGTGCTGTGGAGGCAACTCACAGAAACAAAGCTGTCCTGGCAGACTCAACTAATGTCTCCCCCAGAAAGTAGCTGAGGATGTTTTGGTAAACCTTGTCCAAGGCAATGGCACAGAAGTAAATTATTAACATCGTTTCTGTACATACCCCTGCCACTGAGTGGGAGCAGGAAAATCATAAaccacaaacaagaaaaatccagaaTCTGTGAAGCCACCTGAATGCTTGCTTTTGAGAGGAATCTGGTGGAGAACTGGGAAAAGGGGTTGCATGATATCCTGGGGCAAATTATACTGAGGGAAAAACCAATCAGactttaaaagaataataaatctCTCCCCAGTTCCAACCTAGCTCAGCACACTGAGTACTGTTGAGGGAAGAGAATGCAAGTTAATTGTTGAGCAGAAAGCATTGGATGTTCCACATAggctggttttgattttggaaaataattcaggttggaaaataattcaggaaTTATTGTAAGAGACCGGGAGggtggagaagaggaggaggaggggcaCGGGGCTGGCTGTCAGCGTAATACGGCGCCATGGGAATATGGTCTGACCAGATGGTCAAATTAAATCCCAAATGACTCGTGGGGTAAATGGTAGGCGGGTTAAAGCAAAAGCTACTGGCTTTGTGCAGAGGGTATTTTCGCTTCCCcagtaaaaaatattaacagcaTTCTATTGGAAAAGCAAGGTGAGGCACTGACCAGGAGAGTgcgtgctgctgctgttcccctCAGCAGGACACGGAAACCCTCcgaggagcagagggagctgaaTCCAGACCCAGAGCCGCTCAGTTCCGGGGGGCACTGCAGTAATAACAGCACATGCGAAGAGACGCGCCGCACCCGAGCTGCGGGCTGCGGAAGGGCTTAAGGCGGAGGAGCCCTTCCGACCCGcgccttccccccccccccccccccccccccccccccccccccccccccccccccccccccccccccccccccccccccccccccccccccccccccccccccccccccccccccccccccccccccccccccccccccccccccccccccccccccccccccccccccccccccccccccccccccccccccccccccccccccccccccccccccccccccccccccccccccccccccccccccccccccccccccccccccccccccccccccccccccccccccccccccccccccccccccccccccccccccccccccccccccccccccccccccccccccccccccccccccccccccccccccccccccccccccccccccccccccccccccccccccccccccccccccccccccccccccccccccccccccccccccccccccccccccccccccccccccccccccccccgagctcGTCCCGCCGGCTGCGGCCTCACCCGCTGCTTCCCCGGCAGAAAATCGAGCCGGAGGTGGACGCGTTCCTGCGGGAGCTGCGGCAGAGGGTGCACATCGGCGTGGTGGGAGGCTCCGATTATGCCAAGATAGCCgagcagctgggggaaggggacGAAGGTGAGCGCGGCGGACGAGGTCTCCGGGGTCGCCGTGCGCTGGACGCAGCCCCCAGGCTGCCCTCAGtggctggcccccccccccccccccccccccccccccccccccccccccccccccccccccgcccgggAGCCGCTGCTGGGCTCCCGGTCCCCGTGTGGcgagggcaggcagggatgctccaaTCCATGCCGCCGGCTGCGGCGTCAGCTTTGTACGAGCTCTGACAGCCTCACGCCAGCCAGGCAGTTTTtgttccctgctgctccatggTGAGGTCCCCGCAGGTTCCTCGTCACGTTCCAATGGGGGCATGGGGTAGAGTGAGGagtgggagggcagaggggcagcgCCTGCCTCCTGCACCGCGTTCTCCGTCTCCGGCATGGATGACAAGCGCCACTGAGCTCCAAGCTCTGCCTGTCACTTGGTTAGTGGAGGGAGGCCGAGAAATTCCCGGCTGAGGCTGATTGCTGAGTCGCCAGTGCTGCGtgtctgggctgcagggagggctggagtTAGATAACCAGTAAGCACATcaccccagcagcctggcagcggggaaggcacagcagagagcagagcagcacgTATTAGTTGGAAGCCTAACATTTCTGAGCCCTTATCTTTGTCCTGCAAGTGATTCAGCCCGTGACCTCTGTCAGGTCGTTTCCCCCTGCATGCGTCACCTCCCCACCCGTGAGCAGAAGATAATCTCCTCATCCACTGTCTGGAAAGCAATGAGCACAGGATGGCCAGTGGCcctttgcagagcagaggaacTGTGGAAAGCACAGTGCTAAGGAACTCAGTCCTGATCCCAGTCCtttttgtcccttttcccaGGCAGTAGTAatgtttcctctgtttttcctccCCCCTCAGTCATTGATAAGTTTGACTACGTGTTCGCAGAGAACGGCACGGTGCAATACAAGAATGGGCAGCTGGTCTCCAAGCAGGTAAGTCCAGCTCCCTTTGCAGCCCTACCCAGGCAGATGGGAAGCCTCTTCTCACCAGTTGCTGCCCCTTCCAAGTGGGCTTCATGGGAACTCAAGCATCCTCACTTGcctttctctttctgcaggCCATTCAGGACCACTTgggggaggagctgctgcaggatctgATCAACTTCTGTCTCAACTACATGGCGCTGCTGAAGCTGCCCAAGAAACGGTAACGGCTCAAGCGTATGCGAGTGGAACTCATGACACTGATTTCTGGGGAGCTGAGCTCCAGATCTCTCCTGTACAGAGCTGACCTACAGAGCTTGTGTTGCCCCAGGTTTTATCTTAGCATCCAGAGGCACTGTGTAGGATCACTGTCTCCCTGAGCTGGGCACCTTGGGCAAATAATGGAGGAGTGTCTTTGTTCTGAAGAGTCTGCACTGTGCTTTAGCATAATGCCTGCTCTCTTGCCCTTGGATTTTCCTCCCTGGGAAGCAGGGTGCAGCCACCGTGTGTATATCATTTAGGACAATGGTACCGGCTTGTTACTGCTCAGGGCATCAGGCATCACTGGTAGTATATGTTTCCAACCAGGCAAACAATGGATCTTAAGATGGGAAGTCCAGCCCCAGAGGACAGTTTCACACTGTTTCTAACCCAGTGTCACTGGCTGGCCCTGCTCTACGTCCtcccctcttttcctctctgctcttgCCCTTGAGATCCAACAGCCAGCGGGTGAGCTGGGTTGGTACACCTCTGCTGAAGGAAGACCAGGCTACTACCAGGACAAGAAAGGGCAATCTTCCATTGGATCAGCTCACTCTCTTAGcacagacagagagagagaaccAATGGCATGGAGGTGGAAGTGGGGGCAGGAGGGCCTCTTTCAGTCTCAAGAACACGTGTGTCACCCAGGGCtgttgggagcagcagctctgctgtccacTTGCCAtggatggtttttttcctcctctccccctgtGTTTGTACAGTGAACCCAAGCAGGCAAGCTGTTGggttgaaattaatttgttagAAGTTGCTAAGCTGCGATCCAGATTAGTTGCTTACTATGAGTCGCCATGTGGCAGTTCAAGGACCAGTGAGAGGGGCTCGGGTGGCTCCTTGCAACAGGACTGCTGGCAGAACAGGCCCCCGAAAGCACGGGCTGGGACCCAGAACCCTCAAGGCTGTTTAGTTGCCTCATTGCTGTCTGGTTACTCAACAGCCTTAGTGGAGTTTTAGCTCCCAAGTAGCTCTGTGGATTTAGGCTTATGGGATTTCTAGCAAAGCAAGGACTTTAACCCACATCTCCTGAGTCCTGGCCTGGGGTATGAGCCACCAAACCCTGGTGCCTCAGAGATGCTCCTCCTCAGAGGCTGCAGGCATGGCTACCTGTGTGTCCATTCCATGATGTTCCTCACTGTGTCAGGAGATAGGAGGGGGAGAACATTTCCTCCAGACTCAGGATGGTAAGCAGTTTATCACAGAGAaacagcaggcagggctgggagggacaaTAAGCTCAGGGgtcctcagctggacagggcaGGGGATCTCCCTCTCCAGCACAAGAATTTCAGTCTGTTTTCACACTAGCAGGGTTGCCATTCCCTGTTGTTTCTGCCCCACCAGTCTGGTATAGATGTCTGACCCCTCGATAGGCAAACAGAAGTAGCTGGGTTTTtaccagagagaaaagaagggagCAGTTTTCTGCCAGCTCAGTGCTTTCAACCACCCCACCGAGGAAGCAGCTGAGAAGTGACCCCAACACAAGGTGAGGGTGGCAAGCAGGAACTGGATCCTGTCTGTGCAGGCTTAGATAAGAGCTGCAGTCAAAGGTGCAGGGGTCAAAAGGGAGATACGAAGACCCTGATTTGTGTCCCTTGAGGAGGCCCTGATTGCTCAACAGCGAGTGACACTGACCATCTGgccatcccactgccccaagGTACTGCCAGCTTCGCCCAGCCCACACAGCATTTCTTGAGCCTCGTGGGGCAGAGGTGCCACAGCCTCAGCAGGCAGCTGGTCCAGGCCAGCAATAGCTGTCCTTGCAGTTACCACATTAGAAAATGTTACCTGTCATCTCTCCCAAGCTCATTGCTTCCAGCCTATGCCCAGGGCACAGActgtttatttctcttctctcacagtctctttttataaaaaattgaGCTCCTTGGGACCTTAAGCAGCCATTGATGTCTGCTGTGTTCCTGTTGTGAAGCACTCAGGAGTGGGCATGGCTTCTCTCCTCCTGCATGTTCTTGCAGAGCCTCGCTAAGCAGCCATTCTCCTGGCAAGgttgtttttctctccctgccccagtAATTTGTGCCTCTGCCCCCCCACAGAGGGACCTTCATTGAGTTCCGCAATGGAATGCTGAACATCTCCCCCATCGGCCGGAGCTGCACCCCCGAGGAGCGAATCGAGTTCTCCGAGCTGGACAAGGTACAGGGGCCAGACCTGGGCTCACCCTGCCCTTGGCTGGTTTTACACAACCACAGATCTCAGGTCTTAcgtgctccctccctccccaaggagcagggaggtgcagcTTTGAGCTGTGCATATGCAACAAGGGGGAGACAGGACTGGGAGCCAGGAAACCCAAGGGAAGACACAGATGAATGGAAGAAACTTGATTTCATTGGGGACCACCAATGCGAGGGGGTGGCCAGCAGGattccctgtgctgtgggagagcCCCAGGGAATGAGGCAGTTTTTTAACAGTGTGTTTCCTCATTTACAGTACCCAAAGATGGCCCAGCAGCTGTCTTCTCTATCCTACTTCCCCAGCCCCAACAGAGCTGGAACTAATGGGCTTTCCAAATTCAGAAAGCCA from Ficedula albicollis isolate OC2 chromosome 1A, FicAlb1.5, whole genome shotgun sequence carries:
- the PMM1 gene encoding phosphomannomutase 1, which gives rise to PPSSSRRLRPHPLLPRQKIEPEVDAFLRELRQRVHIGVVGGSDYAKIAEQLGEGDEVIDKFDYVFAENGTVQYKNGQLVSKQAIQDHLGEELLQDLINFCLNYMALLKLPKKRGTFIEFRNGMLNISPIGRSCTPEERIEFSELDKKERIREKFVAALQREFAGKGLRFSRGGMISFDVFPEGWDKRYCLNVLDDERFETIHFFGNETTPGGNDYEIYDDPRTVGHSVQSPQDTVQRCREIFFPERANEC